A portion of the Mycobacterium paraseoulense genome contains these proteins:
- a CDS encoding MMPL/RND family transporter, which translates to MTEHRLDEPRVKRPFIPRMVRAFAIPIIFFWGLLAVATNTFMPQVERVAEELAGPMVPHYAPSQRALLHIGEKFHESNSTNLTMVVFEANRPLGDADHRYYDDLMRRLQHDTRHVQYVMDLWGKPFTAAGAQSVDGKCTYVLLRLAGDIGQIQANESVAAVRDIVKKDTPPPGLKVYVSGAAPLASDTLAIANASLNNVTIVTICLIVVMLLLVYRAPSTLLVPLLGVLIEMLVAKGIISTLGHLGYIELSSFAVNIVIALTLGAGTDYGIFLMGRYHEARQAGESREDSFYIAYKGVAPIIIGSGLTIAGACYCLTFARLNYFHTMGPAVAITMLFTIAAAMTLGPAALTVGSLFGMFDPRTNAKGYLYRRIGASVVRWPVPILVASSAVVMLGAIFVPTYRQNYDDRQYQPASAPANLGFQAADRHFPKSKLFSEMLMVETDHDMRNSADFISLDRVAKALIRLHGVAMVQGMTRPLGRALEHASIPYLFTTQGSGNGQQLPFSKEQNSNTDAQADIQAHSVEVLRKEIGFFQKVSDELHQTVLTVEDLQRVSDDIRDEVSNVDDFFRPIKSYFYWERHCFDIPICWTFRSLFETIDQIDKLADDIADAKVSLEEVDKAFPQIIAQLKATADDTEALQSKLVNSYGSADLQTTQTAQTFDDLINVGNDFDKSRSDDYFYIPHEGFDNDDVKTGMKLMMSPDGKAARFIVTHEGDAMGPEGVEHVKQFPDAIKTILKETSLAGARIYIGGSGSNDKDIKEYAMSDLMIAAIAAFVLIFLIMMFITRSLVAALVIPGTVAFSYAGAFGLSILVWQHLIGLHLHWLVLPLTFIILVAVGSDYNLLLINRVKEELHGGIHTGLIRALGSTGGVVTSAGLVFAFTMLAMLTSDLRTIGQVGSTVCIGLLLDTLIVRSFVVPCILRILGPWFWWPTLVRTRPLRQAAAPS; encoded by the coding sequence ATGACCGAGCATCGCCTCGACGAGCCCCGGGTCAAACGCCCCTTCATCCCCAGGATGGTCCGGGCTTTCGCGATACCGATCATCTTCTTCTGGGGTCTTCTCGCGGTCGCCACGAATACCTTTATGCCCCAGGTGGAACGGGTCGCGGAGGAACTCGCCGGACCGATGGTGCCGCACTACGCGCCCTCACAGCGGGCGCTGCTGCACATCGGTGAGAAGTTCCACGAATCCAACTCGACCAACCTGACCATGGTGGTGTTCGAGGCGAACCGACCGCTGGGAGACGCCGACCACCGGTACTACGACGACCTGATGCGCCGCCTTCAGCACGACACCCGTCACGTGCAATACGTGATGGACTTGTGGGGCAAGCCATTCACCGCGGCGGGGGCACAGAGCGTGGATGGCAAGTGCACTTACGTGCTGTTGCGCCTCGCCGGCGACATCGGCCAGATCCAGGCCAACGAATCCGTGGCGGCCGTCCGCGACATCGTCAAAAAGGACACGCCACCGCCCGGCCTCAAGGTCTACGTCAGCGGCGCGGCCCCGCTGGCCTCGGACACGCTGGCCATTGCGAACGCGAGCCTGAACAACGTCACGATCGTCACGATCTGCCTCATCGTCGTGATGCTGCTGCTGGTCTACCGCGCCCCCTCCACCCTCTTGGTGCCCCTACTCGGCGTGCTGATCGAGATGCTGGTCGCGAAGGGAATCATCTCGACACTGGGACATCTCGGCTACATCGAACTCTCGTCATTCGCGGTGAACATCGTCATCGCGCTGACCCTGGGAGCGGGAACGGATTACGGCATTTTCTTGATGGGCCGCTATCACGAGGCCCGGCAGGCCGGCGAAAGCCGGGAGGACAGTTTCTACATCGCGTACAAGGGCGTCGCGCCCATCATCATCGGCTCCGGACTGACGATCGCCGGCGCGTGTTACTGCTTGACGTTCGCGCGGCTGAACTACTTCCACACCATGGGACCGGCCGTCGCGATCACCATGCTGTTCACCATCGCCGCGGCGATGACGCTGGGCCCGGCGGCGTTGACCGTCGGCAGCCTGTTCGGGATGTTCGACCCGAGGACCAACGCCAAGGGATATCTGTATCGGCGCATCGGGGCGAGCGTGGTGCGGTGGCCGGTGCCGATCCTGGTGGCCAGTTCGGCCGTCGTCATGCTCGGGGCGATCTTCGTTCCCACCTACCGGCAGAACTACGACGACAGGCAGTATCAGCCGGCCAGTGCGCCCGCCAATCTGGGTTTCCAGGCGGCCGACCGGCACTTCCCCAAGAGCAAGCTCTTCTCCGAGATGCTCATGGTCGAAACCGACCACGACATGCGCAACTCGGCCGACTTCATCTCGCTCGACCGGGTCGCCAAGGCGCTGATCCGCCTGCACGGTGTGGCGATGGTGCAGGGCATGACGAGGCCGTTGGGGCGGGCGCTCGAGCACGCCAGCATCCCCTACCTGTTCACCACACAGGGCAGCGGCAACGGGCAACAACTCCCGTTCAGCAAGGAGCAGAACTCCAACACCGATGCGCAGGCCGACATTCAGGCGCACTCGGTCGAGGTCCTGCGCAAAGAGATCGGCTTCTTCCAAAAGGTGTCCGACGAGCTGCACCAGACCGTGCTCACCGTCGAAGACCTGCAACGGGTCAGCGACGACATCAGAGACGAGGTCTCCAATGTCGACGATTTCTTCCGGCCGATCAAGAGCTACTTCTATTGGGAGAGGCACTGTTTCGACATCCCCATCTGCTGGACGTTTCGTTCGCTGTTCGAGACGATCGATCAGATCGACAAGTTGGCCGACGACATCGCGGACGCCAAGGTGTCCCTCGAGGAGGTGGACAAGGCGTTCCCGCAGATCATCGCCCAACTGAAAGCCACCGCCGACGACACCGAGGCGCTGCAGTCGAAGTTGGTCAACAGTTACGGATCTGCGGATCTGCAGACCACCCAGACCGCGCAAACGTTCGATGATCTGATCAACGTCGGCAACGACTTCGACAAGTCCCGCAGCGACGACTACTTCTACATCCCGCACGAGGGCTTCGACAACGACGACGTCAAGACGGGAATGAAGTTGATGATGTCGCCGGACGGCAAGGCGGCCCGGTTCATCGTCACCCACGAGGGCGACGCGATGGGCCCCGAAGGCGTGGAACACGTCAAACAATTTCCCGACGCGATCAAGACGATCCTCAAAGAGACCTCCTTGGCCGGCGCGCGGATCTACATCGGCGGTTCGGGGTCCAACGACAAGGACATCAAGGAATACGCGATGTCCGACCTGATGATCGCGGCGATCGCCGCCTTCGTGCTGATCTTCTTGATCATGATGTTCATCACGCGAAGTCTGGTGGCGGCGTTGGTGATTCCCGGCACGGTGGCGTTCTCCTACGCCGGCGCGTTCGGGCTGTCCATACTCGTGTGGCAGCACCTGATCGGCCTGCACCTGCACTGGCTCGTGCTGCCACTGACCTTCATCATCCTGGTGGCGGTCGGGTCGGACTACAACCTGTTGCTGATCAACCGGGTCAAAGAGGAGCTGCACGGCGGAATCCACACCGGCCTGATCCGGGCGCTGGGCAGCACCGGCGGCGTGGTGACGTCGGCCGGTCTGGTCTTCGCCTTCACCATGCTGGCGATGCTCACCAGCGACCTGCGGACGATCGGTCAGGTGGGTTCGACGGTGTGCATCGGCCTGCTGCTCGACACGCTGATCGTGCGTTCGTTCGTGGTGCCGTGCATCCTGCGGATCCTCGGACCGTGGTTCTGGTGGCCGACCTTGGTGCGTACCCGTCCGCTGCGGCAGGCGGCCGCCCCGAGCTAG
- a CDS encoding MmpS family transport accessory protein: protein MPLVTVIAVGVGLLCMYKVHQFSEPEPVITVNGPQAPEQFNLKRITYEVFGSAGKGGKLVYIDIDGHPHQVDFTALPWSHTETTTLSVASGSISVHVRSGRVSCRMLVDGVVRDEQSDDHPDADVECRVKSA from the coding sequence ATGCCGCTGGTCACCGTCATCGCGGTCGGCGTGGGCCTGTTGTGCATGTACAAGGTGCACCAGTTCTCCGAACCGGAGCCGGTCATCACCGTCAACGGTCCGCAGGCGCCCGAGCAGTTCAATCTCAAACGCATTACCTATGAGGTGTTCGGCTCCGCCGGCAAGGGCGGGAAGCTCGTCTATATCGACATCGACGGTCATCCGCATCAGGTCGATTTCACGGCCCTGCCGTGGTCCCACACGGAGACCACCACGCTCTCGGTGGCGTCCGGAAGCATCTCGGTGCATGTTCGCAGCGGTCGGGTGAGTTGCCGGATGCTGGTGGACGGCGTGGTCCGCGACGAGCAGTCGGACGACCATCCGGACGCCGACGTCGAGTGCAGGGTGAAATCGGCATGA
- a CDS encoding SDR family oxidoreductase: protein MHANGVSARRSPFRADLLQGKVALVTGGATGLGLEIARVLGNHGARIVICSRKEANLAAAVAALREAGVEAGYGVCDVRHHDQVTAVVGDVVRTCGRLDIVVNNAAGNFPVPVSGLSTGGFKAVVDIDLVGTFNVSKAAYELWLRDHGGSIVNISAATQYRGMALQAHVVSAKAGVDAFTRACAIEWGPDGVRVNVVAPGAMSGTEGVKRVAGDDSHRTTQNPLRRPGSTTEVAEAVLFLAGDAASYVTGATLVVDGGGWLTARGVPDLPGYR, encoded by the coding sequence GTGCACGCGAACGGCGTGAGCGCCCGGCGCAGCCCGTTTCGGGCCGATCTGCTGCAGGGCAAGGTGGCGTTGGTCACCGGCGGAGCCACCGGTCTGGGCCTGGAGATCGCCAGGGTGCTGGGCAACCACGGGGCCCGGATCGTCATCTGCAGCCGCAAGGAAGCCAACCTTGCGGCGGCCGTTGCGGCGTTACGGGAGGCGGGCGTCGAGGCCGGCTACGGCGTGTGCGATGTCCGGCACCACGATCAGGTGACGGCCGTCGTCGGGGACGTGGTGCGAACCTGCGGCCGCCTGGACATTGTCGTCAATAACGCCGCCGGCAATTTTCCCGTGCCCGTCAGCGGCCTGAGCACAGGCGGATTCAAGGCCGTGGTCGACATCGACCTCGTGGGGACGTTCAACGTGTCGAAGGCGGCCTACGAACTATGGCTGCGCGATCACGGCGGATCGATCGTGAACATCAGCGCGGCGACCCAGTATCGCGGTATGGCTTTGCAGGCCCACGTCGTGTCGGCCAAGGCCGGCGTCGATGCGTTCACCCGCGCCTGCGCCATCGAGTGGGGACCCGACGGGGTACGGGTCAATGTCGTTGCACCCGGGGCGATGTCGGGCACCGAGGGAGTGAAGAGGGTCGCCGGTGACGATTCGCATCGCACCACGCAAAATCCGTTGCGGCGGCCGGGCTCGACCACCGAGGTCGCCGAAGCGGTGCTCTTCCTCGCCGGTGATGCGGCGTCGTATGTCACCGGGGCGACGCTCGTGGTCGACGGCGGCGGATGGTTGACCGCCAGAGGAGTGCCCGACCTGCCCGGCTACCGCTAG
- a CDS encoding glycogen/starch/alpha-glucan phosphorylase: MSAAALQRAINDHLRYSIGRPAAARRPEHYYRALALAVRDRMQDRRVVSTQTSLDLGRKVTCYLSAEFLMGPQLGNNLLNLGMERAAREALSAMGQNLDTVLACEEEPGLGNGGLGRLAACYLDSLATLERPAIGYGIRYEFGIFDQEIHDGWQVEQTDNWLDHGNPWEIAKPDVNYLVKWGGYAAHYTDEAGKDRVRWVPGRVLKGVAYDTPIQGYGVNTCNVLTLWSARAVKSFALEAFNTGDYYGAVEDEVMSETVTKVLYPNDEPEAGKQLRLLQQYFFVSCSLQHVLHIMDDLADVSVKELPQRFALQLNDTHPSIGVAELMRLLVDERELNWDEAWEITVATFGYTNHTLLPEALETWPLEMFAEALPRHLQIIYEINRRFLDEVRARFRGDEERVSRMSLIGENGGKSVRMAHLATVGSHAINGVAALHSELLKSSVLKDFYEMWPERFSNKTNGVTPRRFLALANPGLRELLDRTVGDGWLTDLGRLRGLEPFVDDAAFGREWRDIKRNNKARLAKYIRSVAGVELNPDWMFDVQVKRIHEYKRQHLNVLHVIALYHRLKRDPGLSIPQRAFIFGGKAAPGYFMAKRIIKLINAVGETVNADPDVNPFLKVAFVPNFNVQNAHMIYPAADLSEQISTAGKEASGTGNMKFMINGALTVGTLDGANVEMRDEVGPENFFLFGLTEQEVEAVKAGGYRPADYIDGNDELCAVLDLIAGGTFSRGDTEVFRPLVDNLRHDDPFLVCADYASYVNCQERVSAAWQDRESWTKMSILNTARSGKFSSDRAIAEYCDDIWNVWPLTVKM; this comes from the coding sequence ATGAGCGCGGCCGCGCTGCAGCGGGCCATCAACGACCACCTGCGCTATTCGATCGGCCGCCCGGCAGCGGCCCGCCGTCCCGAGCACTACTACCGGGCGCTGGCGCTGGCCGTGCGCGACCGCATGCAGGACCGCCGCGTGGTCTCGACGCAGACCTCGCTCGATCTCGGCCGCAAGGTGACCTGTTACCTGTCGGCGGAATTCCTGATGGGCCCGCAGCTGGGCAACAACCTGCTCAACCTCGGCATGGAACGGGCGGCCCGCGAAGCACTGTCGGCGATGGGCCAGAACCTGGACACGGTCCTGGCCTGCGAAGAGGAGCCGGGCCTGGGCAACGGCGGCCTCGGACGACTCGCCGCCTGCTACCTGGACTCGCTGGCCACCCTGGAGAGGCCGGCCATCGGCTACGGGATCCGTTACGAATTCGGCATTTTCGATCAGGAGATTCACGACGGCTGGCAGGTCGAGCAGACCGACAACTGGCTGGACCACGGGAACCCTTGGGAGATCGCCAAACCCGACGTCAACTACTTGGTCAAATGGGGCGGCTACGCCGCTCACTACACGGACGAAGCCGGAAAAGACCGCGTCCGATGGGTGCCCGGACGGGTGCTCAAGGGCGTCGCCTACGACACGCCGATTCAGGGCTACGGCGTCAACACCTGCAACGTGCTGACGTTGTGGAGCGCGCGGGCCGTCAAGTCGTTCGCGTTGGAGGCCTTCAACACCGGCGATTACTACGGGGCCGTCGAGGACGAGGTGATGTCGGAGACCGTCACCAAGGTGCTCTATCCCAACGACGAGCCGGAGGCGGGCAAACAGCTGCGCCTGCTGCAGCAGTATTTCTTCGTATCGTGCTCGCTGCAGCATGTGCTGCACATCATGGATGATCTTGCCGACGTCTCGGTGAAGGAACTCCCCCAGCGTTTTGCGTTGCAGCTCAACGACACCCATCCGTCGATCGGCGTCGCAGAGCTCATGCGGTTGCTCGTTGACGAACGCGAACTCAACTGGGACGAGGCGTGGGAGATCACGGTCGCGACGTTCGGCTACACCAACCACACGCTGCTGCCGGAGGCGCTGGAGACCTGGCCGCTGGAGATGTTCGCCGAGGCGCTGCCGCGCCATCTGCAGATCATCTACGAGATCAACCGCCGGTTCCTCGACGAGGTGCGCGCCCGGTTCCGCGGTGACGAGGAGCGGGTCAGCCGGATGTCGCTCATCGGCGAGAACGGCGGCAAGAGCGTCCGGATGGCGCACCTGGCCACCGTCGGTAGCCACGCCATCAACGGTGTCGCCGCGCTGCACTCGGAGCTACTGAAAAGCAGTGTGCTCAAGGACTTCTACGAGATGTGGCCCGAGCGATTCAGCAACAAGACCAATGGCGTCACACCGCGCCGCTTCCTGGCGCTGGCCAATCCGGGATTGCGGGAATTGCTGGACCGCACCGTCGGTGACGGCTGGCTGACCGATCTGGGTCGACTGCGCGGACTGGAGCCATTCGTCGACGACGCCGCGTTCGGGCGGGAATGGCGCGACATCAAACGCAACAACAAGGCGCGTCTCGCCAAGTACATCCGCTCGGTGGCCGGCGTCGAGCTCAACCCGGACTGGATGTTCGACGTCCAGGTCAAGCGCATCCACGAGTACAAGCGGCAACATCTCAACGTCCTGCATGTGATCGCGCTGTATCACCGGCTCAAGCGCGATCCGGGCCTGTCGATTCCGCAGCGGGCCTTCATCTTCGGGGGCAAGGCCGCGCCCGGGTACTTCATGGCCAAGCGGATCATCAAGCTGATCAACGCCGTCGGGGAGACCGTCAATGCCGACCCGGACGTCAACCCGTTCCTGAAGGTGGCGTTCGTGCCGAACTTCAACGTGCAGAACGCCCACATGATCTACCCGGCCGCCGACCTGTCCGAGCAGATCTCCACCGCGGGTAAGGAAGCGTCGGGCACCGGGAACATGAAGTTCATGATCAACGGCGCTTTGACGGTCGGCACGCTCGACGGCGCGAACGTGGAGATGCGCGACGAGGTGGGGCCGGAGAACTTCTTCCTGTTCGGCCTGACCGAGCAGGAGGTCGAGGCGGTCAAGGCGGGTGGATACCGGCCGGCCGATTACATCGACGGCAACGACGAGCTGTGCGCGGTGCTCGATCTCATTGCCGGCGGCACGTTCTCGCGGGGCGACACCGAGGTGTTCCGGCCGCTGGTGGACAACCTGCGCCATGACGACCCGTTCCTGGTGTGCGCCGACTACGCGTCCTACGTGAACTGCCAGGAGCGGGTGAGCGCCGCGTGGCAGGACAGGGAGTCGTGGACGAAGATGTCCATCCTGAACACCGCTCGCAGCGGTAAATTCTCATCGGATCGGGCGATCGCCGAGTACTGCGACGACATCTGGAACGTGTGGCCGCTGACCGTCAAGATGTGA
- a CDS encoding alpha/beta fold hydrolase, giving the protein MWNIDGCNVFGEAAGRGEPVLLLHGYPQSASCWRHQIAALSERHHVVAPDWPGFGRSDPPPTAPTYDNEIARIERFVEELGWQRFNLCAHDYGGFIGLGYAIRHPGRVLRLALLNTRAHGIFRPWFYRFSRGQHWIATHPAPSQAAQRLPLATLHHVALTRYRRLGCFDATLEAEYLGWMNSPEGKRTFWNFFAHYPVPAVGWLAQGLGTIGCPVAVIWGDRDPYIPLSTARELAASIPRATLIRLPGADHYVMEERPHEVSAALLSLLSAPLTARA; this is encoded by the coding sequence ATGTGGAACATCGACGGATGCAACGTGTTCGGAGAGGCCGCCGGAAGGGGAGAGCCAGTGCTGCTGCTGCACGGCTACCCGCAGAGCGCATCCTGCTGGCGCCACCAGATCGCGGCGCTGTCCGAACGCCACCACGTCGTGGCGCCGGATTGGCCCGGCTTCGGCCGCTCCGATCCGCCGCCGACCGCACCCACCTACGACAACGAGATAGCGCGGATCGAACGATTCGTCGAGGAGTTGGGATGGCAACGGTTCAACCTCTGCGCGCATGACTACGGCGGCTTCATCGGCCTCGGCTACGCCATCCGCCATCCCGGGCGCGTGTTGCGACTCGCACTGCTGAACACCCGCGCACACGGCATCTTTCGCCCATGGTTCTACCGCTTTTCGCGAGGCCAACACTGGATCGCCACCCACCCGGCTCCGTCTCAAGCCGCACAACGTCTTCCGCTGGCCACCCTGCACCATGTGGCGCTGACCCGCTACCGAAGACTCGGCTGCTTCGATGCCACGCTCGAAGCAGAGTATCTGGGCTGGATGAATTCGCCCGAAGGAAAGCGCACGTTCTGGAACTTCTTCGCGCACTACCCGGTGCCCGCCGTCGGGTGGCTTGCGCAGGGACTCGGCACGATAGGGTGCCCGGTCGCCGTGATCTGGGGTGACCGCGATCCCTATATCCCGTTGAGCACCGCGCGCGAATTGGCCGCGTCCATTCCGCGCGCCACACTGATTCGGCTGCCGGGCGCCGACCACTATGTCATGGAGGAACGCCCCCACGAGGTGAGCGCCGCGCTACTCAGCCTGCTGAGTGCACCGCTGACGGCCCGCGCCTAG
- a CDS encoding DMT family transporter: MTYLLLFCAIFAEVIATSLLKSTEGFTRLWPTVICLTGYAISFALLAVSISRGMQTDVAYALWSAIGTALIVLIAVLFLGSTVSVAKVVGIALIIAGVVTLNLSGAH; encoded by the coding sequence TTGACCTATCTGCTTCTCTTCTGCGCCATCTTCGCGGAGGTCATCGCGACCAGCCTGCTCAAGAGCACGGAAGGCTTCACCCGCCTGTGGCCGACGGTCATCTGCCTCACGGGTTACGCCATCTCCTTTGCGCTCCTGGCAGTGTCGATCTCGCGCGGCATGCAAACAGACGTCGCTTACGCGTTGTGGTCGGCGATCGGCACCGCGCTCATCGTGCTCATCGCGGTGCTGTTTCTCGGCTCGACGGTCTCGGTCGCCAAGGTCGTCGGGATCGCGCTGATCATCGCCGGCGTGGTGACGCTGAACCTGTCCGGCGCGCACTGA
- a CDS encoding alpha/beta hydrolase, producing the protein MTCPAQPLRFDVGDVVGEQASLAATYYPARTGAKALGLLVCLPGGTYSRDYWDLRIPGHHGYSFADFATGNGYAVVTIDPLGTGESSQPARDFDFSDIAATLAQAVSELPSAIGIQAPAVAMAHSLGGYLAITQQALFSSFTALALLGCTNQHVAPLNLDPAFIARSATPRGRAELAREILAALQRPYFEGPREHLQSWFHLSDVPAGVVAADRVVATSMVPRVFGTAMIPGVVAEHAALIDVPVLIGYGAVDVSPDPRAEAAVYRSCPDITTLVVADSAHCHNMASSRHRLWRRLLGWAATVTLRS; encoded by the coding sequence ATGACCTGTCCCGCCCAACCGCTGCGGTTCGACGTGGGCGACGTGGTCGGGGAGCAGGCGTCGCTGGCGGCGACGTACTACCCCGCGCGCACCGGCGCCAAGGCGCTGGGACTGTTGGTCTGCCTGCCGGGCGGCACCTACAGTCGCGACTACTGGGACCTGCGCATCCCCGGCCATCACGGGTATAGCTTCGCCGATTTCGCCACCGGGAACGGCTACGCCGTGGTGACCATAGACCCGCTCGGTACCGGCGAGAGCTCGCAGCCGGCACGCGATTTCGACTTCAGCGACATCGCCGCCACGCTCGCGCAGGCGGTTTCGGAGTTGCCGAGCGCCATCGGAATCCAGGCACCCGCGGTGGCCATGGCCCATTCCCTCGGCGGCTACCTGGCGATCACGCAGCAGGCGCTGTTTTCCAGCTTCACCGCGCTGGCCCTGCTCGGGTGCACCAATCAACACGTGGCGCCGCTGAACCTGGACCCGGCATTCATCGCCCGCTCGGCAACCCCGCGGGGGCGCGCCGAGCTCGCCCGGGAGATACTTGCCGCCCTTCAGCGGCCCTACTTCGAGGGGCCGCGCGAGCACCTGCAGAGCTGGTTCCACCTCAGCGATGTTCCGGCAGGCGTGGTGGCGGCGGACCGCGTGGTCGCAACGTCGATGGTGCCGCGGGTGTTCGGCACCGCCATGATCCCCGGTGTCGTCGCCGAACACGCGGCGCTGATCGACGTCCCGGTGTTGATCGGCTACGGTGCCGTCGACGTTTCACCCGATCCGCGCGCCGAGGCCGCCGTGTATCGCAGTTGCCCGGACATCACCACCCTGGTGGTGGCCGACAGCGCGCATTGCCACAACATGGCGTCGAGCCGCCACCGGCTTTGGCGACGTCTGCTCGGCTGGGCCGCGACCGTAACCTTGCGATCGTGA
- a CDS encoding DoxX family protein: MTRDLDRRLDGYAPAVLSLFRLVYGLLFAAYGSRSLFDWPVRSPVRIEFGSWPGWYAGLIEVVAGLLITAGLFTRAAAFVASGQMAVAYFWIHQPQGLWPVADPPAGNGGTLAVLFCFAFFLLVFTGGGSYSIDALRGRAFR, encoded by the coding sequence GTGACAAGGGACTTGGATCGGCGACTGGACGGTTACGCGCCGGCGGTGCTCAGTCTGTTTCGGCTCGTCTACGGTTTGCTCTTCGCCGCATACGGTTCGAGGAGCCTGTTCGATTGGCCCGTCCGGTCGCCGGTTCGCATCGAATTCGGATCCTGGCCCGGCTGGTATGCCGGGTTGATCGAGGTCGTTGCGGGTCTGCTCATCACCGCCGGACTGTTCACCCGCGCCGCCGCGTTCGTGGCCTCGGGGCAGATGGCGGTCGCCTACTTCTGGATCCACCAACCCCAGGGGCTCTGGCCGGTCGCCGATCCGCCGGCGGGCAACGGTGGGACGCTGGCGGTCCTTTTCTGCTTCGCATTCTTCCTGCTGGTCTTCACCGGGGGCGGAAGCTACTCGATCGACGCCCTGCGCGGACGGGCCTTCCGATAG
- a CDS encoding SDR family NAD(P)-dependent oxidoreductase: MVALVTGSSRGLGKAIAARLAARGATVALTARTMDPDPKYRGSLSETLDEIVAAGGKAVAVQADLSQSEDRARLFAEVVGAVGAPDILVNNAAVTFLRPLDAFPERRARVMLEMHVLGPLQLSQLAIPAMRERGRGWILNLTSVGGDLPPGPPFSEFDRTAGFGIYGTVKAALNRLTKSLAAELYDDGIAVNAAAPSNPVATPGAGALDLAKTDTEDIELITETAFRLCTGDPKTLTGRIAHTRPFLAEVGWTQPAR, from the coding sequence ATGGTGGCGCTTGTCACCGGCAGCAGCCGCGGGCTGGGCAAGGCGATCGCCGCACGGCTCGCCGCCCGCGGTGCCACCGTCGCGCTGACCGCCCGCACGATGGACCCCGATCCTAAATACCGGGGGTCGCTGAGCGAGACCCTGGACGAGATCGTCGCCGCCGGTGGAAAGGCCGTCGCGGTCCAAGCGGACCTGTCCCAATCCGAAGATCGGGCAAGGCTTTTCGCCGAAGTGGTCGGCGCGGTCGGCGCCCCGGACATCCTGGTCAACAACGCCGCGGTGACCTTCCTGCGTCCCCTGGACGCGTTTCCCGAACGGCGGGCCCGGGTGATGCTCGAGATGCACGTTCTCGGCCCCCTCCAGTTGAGCCAGCTGGCCATTCCGGCGATGCGCGAGCGGGGGCGCGGCTGGATCCTCAACCTCACCTCGGTGGGTGGCGATCTGCCGCCGGGGCCGCCGTTCTCGGAGTTCGATCGCACCGCGGGCTTCGGCATCTACGGGACGGTCAAGGCAGCGTTGAACCGGCTGACGAAAAGCCTTGCGGCCGAACTGTACGACGACGGCATCGCCGTCAACGCCGCCGCCCCCAGCAATCCGGTCGCCACGCCCGGGGCCGGCGCGCTGGACCTGGCCAAGACCGACACCGAGGACATCGAACTGATCACCGAGACCGCCTTCCGGCTGTGTACCGGTGATCCGAAGACCCTGACCGGTCGCATCGCGCACACCCGGCCCTTCCTCGCCGAGGTCGGGTGGACCCAACCCGCCCGCTGA
- a CDS encoding phosphotransferase family protein, with amino-acid sequence MAELDSEELRRRLHDRGVTGVAPLTGGASSLTFKGALAGHPVVIKVAPPGVEPIGHRDVLRQARIIKALAGTRVPVPEVLWEDSGDPPRTPPLFVMSHVDGTCVEPLFDGCAGSRALLERYRNACRVMAALHSLSPSGLGLAAEPVVDAVAEVWRWCETLRTVDAALVPDWPELRDALLDCAPTAVPPSVVHGDFRLGNLMAVGPRINAVIDWEIWSVGDPRIDAGWFLINCDPDTYRRVPVAAGTVPPMAELAEIYREGLGRGVTDLAWFMALACFKSAATWALIVKHNRRRRSPRAEFEAMAATLPGLLARARSLLD; translated from the coding sequence ATGGCCGAGCTCGATTCGGAGGAGCTGCGGCGACGACTGCATGACCGCGGCGTCACCGGCGTCGCCCCCCTGACCGGCGGCGCGTCCAGCCTCACGTTCAAAGGCGCCTTGGCTGGCCATCCCGTGGTGATCAAGGTCGCACCGCCCGGCGTCGAACCGATCGGCCATCGCGACGTGCTGCGGCAGGCCCGCATCATCAAAGCGCTTGCCGGGACGCGTGTTCCGGTGCCCGAGGTGCTGTGGGAGGACTCCGGCGACCCGCCGCGCACGCCGCCCTTGTTCGTGATGTCACACGTCGACGGCACCTGTGTGGAACCGCTATTCGACGGCTGCGCCGGTTCCCGCGCCCTTCTCGAGCGGTACCGCAACGCATGCCGGGTCATGGCCGCGCTGCACAGTCTCTCGCCGAGCGGGCTCGGCTTAGCCGCCGAACCGGTCGTCGATGCGGTTGCCGAAGTCTGGCGATGGTGCGAAACGCTGCGGACCGTCGACGCGGCGCTGGTGCCCGATTGGCCGGAATTGCGCGACGCGTTGTTGGATTGCGCCCCAACGGCTGTGCCGCCGAGCGTGGTGCATGGTGATTTCCGGCTGGGCAACCTGATGGCCGTCGGGCCCCGCATCAACGCGGTCATCGATTGGGAAATCTGGTCGGTGGGCGATCCGCGCATCGACGCGGGCTGGTTTCTGATCAACTGCGACCCGGACACCTACCGGCGTGTTCCGGTGGCGGCGGGCACGGTGCCGCCCATGGCCGAGCTCGCCGAGATCTACCGAGAAGGGTTGGGCCGCGGGGTCACCGACCTGGCCTGGTTCATGGCGCTGGCGTGCTTCAAGTCGGCGGCGACCTGGGCGCTGATCGTCAAGCACAACCGGCGAAGGCGCTCGCCGCGGGCGGAATTCGAGGCCATGGCGGCAACGCTTCCGGGGTTGCTGGCTCGGGCGCGGTCACTGCTGGATTAA